The following coding sequences are from one Pseudonocardia sp. EC080619-01 window:
- a CDS encoding cyclodeaminase/cyclohydrolase family protein → MRSDTLDRFLWDLAARVPAPGGGATAGLHLAQAAALLGMVARYSDGDRYARDADTISSVRNRADELRVVGIGLAEDDARAFAAVTAAYALPRGTEEEKAARSSAIGWALVEAGRVPARVVREAGQVVDLAERLRPIGNPNVITDVGAAADAARAAASTARLNVEINLAGITDPLARMELAEALDGVDDVLRRADKVTADVREQIRR, encoded by the coding sequence ATGCGCTCCGACACCCTCGACAGGTTCCTGTGGGACCTCGCCGCCCGCGTCCCCGCCCCCGGCGGTGGCGCGACGGCCGGCCTGCACCTCGCCCAGGCCGCCGCGCTGCTCGGCATGGTCGCCCGCTACAGCGACGGCGACCGCTACGCCCGCGACGCCGACACGATCTCGTCCGTGCGCAACCGCGCCGACGAGCTCCGCGTCGTCGGGATCGGGCTCGCCGAGGACGACGCCCGCGCCTTCGCCGCCGTCACCGCCGCCTACGCCCTGCCCCGGGGCACCGAGGAGGAGAAGGCGGCCCGGTCGTCGGCCATCGGGTGGGCGCTGGTCGAGGCGGGACGCGTCCCGGCCCGGGTCGTCCGGGAGGCCGGGCAGGTGGTCGACCTCGCCGAACGGCTGCGGCCGATCGGCAACCCGAACGTGATCACCGACGTCGGGGCCGCGGCCGACGCCGCCCGCGCGGCGGCGAGCACCGCCCGGCTCAACGTCGAGATCAACCTCGCGGGCATCACCGACCCGCTCGCGCGGATGGAGCTCGCCGAGGCTCTCGACGGGGTCGACGACGTCCTCCGCCGCGCCGACAAGGTCACCGCCGACGTACGGGAGCAGATCCGCCGATGA
- a CDS encoding bifunctional 5,10-methylenetetrahydrofolate dehydrogenase/5,10-methenyltetrahydrofolate cyclohydrolase: MTTTSTSAPAAAVLDGTGLAREIRARVAAGAAESAGRGVPVRLAVVVATDDEGAGWYVRSLSGAAGRAGIVCDVVALAPDADAGTIRRTLAGLSADDTVHGIVLQTPLPDGVRVSELAAEIVPEKDVDGANPLSVGRLAAGLPAHPPATAAAVLALLDHHGIALAGRSAVVVGRSLVVGKPTAQLLLQRDATVSICHRHTKDLAEHTRHADVLVVAVGLIGLVRAEHVAEGAIVVDVGTNTAPDGSLAGDVDAADVATRAGGITPVPGGVGPVTTALILDHTVRSARAHG; encoded by the coding sequence ATGACCACCACGTCCACGTCCGCGCCCGCCGCGGCCGTCCTCGACGGGACCGGGCTCGCGCGGGAGATCCGCGCGCGGGTCGCGGCCGGTGCGGCCGAGTCGGCCGGACGGGGCGTGCCGGTCCGGCTCGCCGTCGTCGTCGCCACCGACGACGAGGGCGCCGGCTGGTACGTCCGTTCGCTGTCCGGCGCGGCCGGCCGGGCCGGGATCGTGTGCGACGTCGTCGCGCTCGCCCCGGACGCCGACGCCGGGACGATCCGGCGCACCCTGGCCGGGCTGAGCGCCGACGACACGGTGCACGGGATCGTCCTGCAGACCCCGCTGCCCGACGGGGTGCGGGTCTCCGAGCTCGCCGCGGAGATCGTGCCCGAAAAGGACGTCGACGGGGCCAACCCGCTGTCCGTGGGCCGGCTCGCGGCGGGCCTGCCCGCCCACCCGCCGGCGACGGCGGCCGCCGTCCTGGCGCTCCTCGACCATCACGGCATCGCGCTCGCCGGCCGCAGCGCGGTCGTCGTCGGGCGGTCGCTGGTGGTCGGGAAACCCACCGCGCAGCTGCTGCTGCAGCGCGACGCCACGGTGTCGATCTGCCACCGGCACACCAAGGACCTCGCCGAGCACACCCGCCACGCCGACGTCCTGGTCGTGGCCGTCGGGCTGATCGGCCTGGTGCGCGCCGAGCACGTCGCGGAGGGCGCGATCGTCGTCGACGTCGGGACCAACACCGCCCCGGACGGCAGCCTCGCCGGCGACGTCGATGCCGCCGACGTCGCGACCCGGGCCGGGGGGATCACGCCCGTGCCGGGCGGGGTCGGCCCGGTGACGACGGCGCTGATCCTCGACCACACCGTGCGGTCGGCCCGGGCGCACGGCTGA
- a CDS encoding sarcosine oxidase subunit gamma, which yields MAETRPLEPARPLEAWEPEFTALARETGGDLTIEVEDVGLATNLRLDPESRTRAVASALLGAEIPTRPNTWVSTSDGEIVWLGPDEWLVTSRHARPHAGEESLRSVVAEHGGSAVDVSGQRVVLRLRGRLARELLALGCALDLHPSEFPAGRCAQTVVAQTGVILVALGHADDYLLHVRPSFAGHLADRLLDAATEFRAAPAR from the coding sequence ATGGCTGAGACCCGCCCGCTGGAACCCGCCCGCCCCCTGGAGGCGTGGGAGCCGGAGTTCACCGCGCTGGCCCGGGAGACCGGCGGCGACCTGACGATCGAGGTCGAGGACGTCGGGCTGGCCACGAACCTTCGGCTGGACCCGGAGTCCCGCACCCGCGCCGTGGCGTCCGCGTTGCTCGGCGCGGAGATCCCGACCCGGCCGAACACCTGGGTCTCGACGTCCGACGGCGAGATCGTCTGGCTCGGCCCGGACGAGTGGCTCGTCACCAGCCGGCACGCCCGCCCGCACGCGGGGGAGGAGTCGCTGCGCTCGGTCGTCGCCGAGCACGGCGGGTCGGCCGTCGACGTGTCCGGGCAGCGGGTCGTGCTGCGGCTCCGCGGCCGCCTCGCCCGCGAGCTGCTCGCCCTCGGGTGCGCGCTCGACCTGCACCCGTCCGAGTTCCCGGCCGGCCGCTGCGCGCAGACCGTCGTCGCGCAGACCGGCGTGATCCTGGTGGCCCTCGGCCACGCCGACGACTACCTGCTGCACGTCCGCCCGTCGTTCGCCGGCCACCTCGCCGACCGGCTGCTCGACGCGGCGACCGAGTTCCGGGCCGCCCCAGCGCGGTGA
- a CDS encoding FAD-dependent oxidoreductase, giving the protein MNTTSRVVVIGAGIVGTNLADELTARGWTDVTVVDQGPLPLTGGSTSHAPGLVFQTTGSKTMTAFATYTVEKLKGLDTGDGDGGWCFNQVGGLEVATTPERLADLHRKQGWSVSRGVPATVVGPDECARLHPLLDRDRVLGGLHTPTDGLAKASRAVVALTRRAQARGAVFRGSTRVTGIAQAGGRVTGVETDAGDTIPADVVVSCAGFWGRELGKLVGMRVPLLPLAHQYARTGQVEDLVGRNDERIEARMPILRHQDADLYYREHNDCIGIGSYAHRPMPVSIAELPEIGDDVSESAQPSMLPFTEEDFAAQWEQSRALLPALRSAKVETGFNGVFSFTPDGGPLIGESAEVAGFWIAEAVWVTHSSGVARAVAQLLTDGRSDLDLHGCDVHRFDEIETTDAYVDETSQQNFAEIYDVLHPLQPKLSPRDVRVSPFHARQRELGAFFLQAHAWERPHWYEANAGLVKDLPHDWRPPSRDPWSAMFHSPVVAVEAWKTRTAVAMYDMTPLKRLEVTGPGACAFLDGLVTGKMDKSVGSVTYTLMLDEAGGVRSDLTVARLGEQLFQVGANSHLDLDHLRRSLPADGSARVRDITGGTCCIGVWGPLARDLVQPLTGDDLSHEGLKFFRARAAHIAGIPVTVMRLSYVGELGWEIYTGAEYGQKLWDALYAAGRPLGVVAAGRAAFNSLRMEKGYRSWGADMTTEHDPYEAGLGFAVRPQTKGDFVGRAAVEALDPEAVTRRLTCLTVDDGRSVVLGHEVVLVDGEPAGYVTSAAYAYTLGAPVAYAWLPAGLPVGAGVEIQYFDRRIPASVAAEPLVDPEMTRIRR; this is encoded by the coding sequence ATGAACACGACCTCCCGTGTCGTCGTCATCGGAGCCGGGATCGTCGGGACCAACCTGGCGGACGAGCTCACCGCACGCGGCTGGACCGACGTCACCGTCGTCGACCAGGGGCCGCTGCCCCTGACCGGCGGATCCACCTCGCACGCCCCCGGGCTGGTCTTCCAGACCACCGGCTCGAAGACCATGACCGCCTTCGCGACCTACACCGTCGAGAAGCTGAAGGGCCTCGACACCGGCGACGGCGACGGCGGGTGGTGCTTCAACCAGGTCGGGGGCCTGGAGGTCGCGACCACCCCGGAGCGCCTCGCCGACCTGCACCGCAAGCAGGGCTGGTCGGTGTCCCGGGGCGTGCCGGCCACCGTCGTCGGGCCGGACGAGTGCGCCCGGCTGCACCCGCTCCTCGACCGCGACCGGGTGCTCGGCGGGCTGCACACCCCGACCGACGGCCTCGCCAAGGCGTCCCGCGCGGTCGTCGCCCTGACCCGGCGGGCGCAGGCCCGCGGCGCGGTGTTCCGCGGCTCCACCCGGGTCACCGGCATCGCGCAGGCCGGCGGCCGGGTGACCGGGGTCGAGACCGACGCCGGGGACACGATCCCGGCCGACGTCGTCGTGTCCTGCGCCGGGTTCTGGGGCCGCGAGCTGGGGAAGCTCGTCGGGATGCGGGTGCCGCTGCTGCCGCTGGCCCACCAGTACGCGCGCACCGGGCAGGTGGAGGACCTCGTCGGCCGCAACGACGAGCGGATCGAGGCCCGGATGCCGATCCTGCGCCACCAGGACGCCGACCTCTACTACCGCGAGCACAACGACTGCATCGGGATCGGCTCCTACGCGCACCGTCCGATGCCCGTCTCGATCGCCGAGCTGCCCGAGATCGGCGACGACGTCAGCGAGTCGGCCCAGCCCTCGATGCTGCCCTTCACCGAGGAGGACTTCGCAGCCCAGTGGGAGCAGAGCCGCGCGCTCCTGCCCGCGCTGCGGTCCGCGAAGGTCGAGACCGGGTTCAACGGCGTCTTCTCCTTCACCCCGGACGGCGGCCCGCTGATCGGGGAGTCGGCCGAGGTCGCCGGCTTCTGGATCGCCGAGGCCGTGTGGGTCACGCACTCGTCCGGTGTCGCCAGGGCGGTGGCCCAGCTGCTCACCGACGGCCGCAGCGACCTCGACCTGCACGGCTGCGACGTGCACCGGTTCGACGAGATCGAGACCACCGACGCCTACGTCGACGAGACCTCCCAGCAGAACTTCGCCGAGATCTACGACGTCCTGCACCCGCTGCAGCCCAAGCTGTCCCCGCGCGACGTGCGGGTCAGCCCGTTCCACGCCCGGCAGCGCGAGCTCGGCGCGTTCTTCCTCCAGGCGCACGCCTGGGAGCGCCCGCACTGGTACGAGGCGAACGCCGGCCTGGTGAAGGACCTGCCGCACGACTGGCGTCCGCCGTCGCGCGACCCGTGGTCGGCGATGTTCCACTCGCCGGTCGTCGCGGTCGAGGCGTGGAAGACCCGGACCGCCGTCGCGATGTACGACATGACCCCGCTCAAGCGGCTCGAGGTCACCGGGCCCGGCGCCTGCGCGTTCCTCGACGGGCTCGTCACCGGGAAGATGGACAAGTCGGTCGGCTCGGTGACCTACACCCTGATGCTCGACGAGGCGGGCGGTGTCCGCAGCGATCTCACCGTCGCGCGGCTCGGCGAGCAGCTGTTCCAGGTCGGGGCGAACTCCCACCTCGATCTCGATCACCTGCGCCGGTCACTCCCGGCCGACGGGAGCGCCCGGGTCCGGGACATCACCGGCGGTACCTGCTGCATCGGGGTGTGGGGCCCGCTCGCGCGGGACCTCGTCCAGCCGCTGACCGGCGACGACCTCTCGCACGAGGGCCTGAAGTTCTTCCGGGCGAGGGCCGCGCACATCGCCGGGATCCCGGTGACCGTGATGCGGCTGTCCTACGTCGGCGAGCTCGGCTGGGAGATCTACACCGGCGCCGAGTACGGGCAGAAGCTGTGGGACGCGCTGTACGCGGCGGGGCGCCCGCTCGGCGTCGTCGCCGCGGGCCGGGCCGCGTTCAACAGTCTCCGCATGGAGAAGGGCTACCGCTCCTGGGGTGCGGACATGACCACCGAGCACGACCCGTACGAGGCCGGTCTGGGTTTCGCGGTACGGCCGCAGACCAAGGGCGACTTCGTCGGGCGCGCCGCGGTGGAGGCGCTCGACCCGGAGGCGGTCACCCGGCGGCTGACCTGCCTGACCGTCGACGACGGCCGCAGCGTCGTCCTCGGCCACGAGGTCGTGCTGGTCGACGGCGAGCCCGCCGGTTACGTCACCTCGGCCGCGTACGCCTACACGCTCGGCGCCCCGGTGGCGTACGCCTGGCTGCCGGCCGGGCTGCCGGTCGGGGCCGGCGTCGAGATCCAGTACTTCGACCGCCGGATCCCGGCGTCGGTCGCGGCCGAGCCGCTGGTCGACCCGGAGATGACCCGCATCCGGCGCTGA
- a CDS encoding sarcosine oxidase subunit beta family protein, whose amino-acid sequence MSTTTATAGDPPGADLPEHPDFLWRNPEPKRSYDVVIVGGGGHGLATAHYLVRNHGITNVAVLEKGWLAGGNMARNTTLIRSNYLLDESAFVYEHALKLWEGLEEDLDYPILFSQRGVLNLAHTEQDVRDSVRRVEANRLNGIDAEYLGPDDVAKICPILNVSDDIRYPVLGATYQPRAGIAKHDYVAWGFGRRVDEAGVDLIQDCEVLDFLTEGDVGDGTARVTGIRTSRGDIACGQVALCAAGHTSTLLDRLGVRTPLQSHPLQALVSELLEPVHPTIVMSNAVHVYVSQAHKGELVMGAGVDSYNGYGQRGAFHVIERQMAAAVELFPVFARAHLLRSWAGIVDVTPDASPIVGRTPYANVLVNSGWGTGGFKVTPGLGWCLAHTIATGELHPHIAPFALDRFVTGALVDEHGAAGVAH is encoded by the coding sequence GTGAGCACCACGACCGCGACCGCCGGCGACCCTCCCGGCGCGGACCTGCCCGAGCACCCCGACTTCCTCTGGCGCAACCCGGAGCCGAAGCGCTCCTACGACGTCGTGATCGTCGGCGGCGGCGGGCACGGCCTGGCCACCGCCCACTACCTGGTGCGCAACCACGGGATCACCAACGTGGCGGTCCTGGAGAAGGGCTGGCTGGCCGGCGGGAACATGGCCCGCAACACCACCCTGATCCGGTCCAACTATCTCCTGGACGAGTCGGCGTTCGTCTACGAGCACGCCCTGAAGCTGTGGGAGGGGCTGGAGGAGGACCTCGACTACCCGATCCTGTTCTCCCAGCGCGGGGTGCTCAACCTCGCCCACACCGAGCAGGACGTCCGCGACTCGGTCCGCCGGGTCGAGGCGAACAGGCTCAACGGGATCGACGCCGAGTACCTCGGCCCGGACGACGTCGCGAAGATCTGCCCGATCCTGAACGTCTCCGACGACATCCGCTACCCGGTGCTCGGCGCGACCTACCAGCCGCGGGCCGGGATCGCCAAGCACGACTACGTGGCCTGGGGCTTCGGCCGCCGGGTCGACGAGGCGGGGGTGGACCTCATCCAGGACTGCGAGGTCCTGGACTTCCTCACCGAGGGCGACGTCGGTGACGGCACCGCCCGGGTCACCGGCATCCGCACGTCCCGCGGCGACATCGCCTGCGGGCAGGTCGCGCTCTGCGCGGCCGGGCACACCTCCACGCTGCTCGACCGGCTCGGGGTGCGCACGCCGCTGCAGTCGCACCCGCTGCAGGCCCTGGTCTCCGAGCTGCTCGAGCCGGTGCACCCGACGATCGTCATGTCCAACGCGGTGCACGTGTACGTCTCCCAGGCGCACAAGGGCGAGCTGGTGATGGGCGCCGGCGTGGACTCCTACAACGGCTACGGGCAGCGCGGGGCCTTCCACGTCATCGAACGGCAGATGGCCGCCGCCGTCGAGCTGTTCCCGGTCTTCGCCAGGGCGCACCTGCTGCGCAGCTGGGCCGGAATCGTCGACGTCACCCCGGACGCCTCGCCGATCGTCGGCCGGACCCCCTACGCGAACGTGCTGGTCAACTCCGGCTGGGGGACCGGTGGCTTCAAGGTCACCCCCGGCCTGGGCTGGTGCCTCGCGCACACGATCGCCACCGGCGAGCTGCACCCCCACATCGCCCCGTTCGCCCTCGACCGGTTCGTCACCGGCGCGCTCGTCGACGAGCACGGCGCCGCCGGCGTCGCCCACTGA
- a CDS encoding sarcosine oxidase subunit delta, whose product MQLITCPWCGPREELEFHYGGQAHVAYPEDPQELTDEQWAHFVFFRDNPKGPFPERWVHGAGCRRWFNAVRDTRTYQFLAVYRIGEAQPQIPGATT is encoded by the coding sequence GTGCAACTGATCACCTGCCCGTGGTGCGGGCCCCGCGAGGAGCTCGAGTTCCACTACGGCGGCCAGGCCCACGTCGCCTACCCGGAGGACCCCCAGGAGCTGACCGACGAGCAGTGGGCCCACTTCGTGTTCTTCCGGGACAACCCGAAGGGGCCCTTCCCGGAGCGCTGGGTGCACGGCGCCGGATGCCGGCGCTGGTTCAACGCCGTCCGCGACACCCGTACCTACCAGTTCCTCGCGGTCTACCGGATCGGCGAGGCCCAGCCGCAGATCCCGGGGGCCACCACATGA
- a CDS encoding 2Fe-2S iron-sulfur cluster-binding protein, with protein sequence MSRVHGYGRVDRTRTVAFTLDGTTYTGHPGDTLASALLAHGVRAVGSSVTLGRPRGIGAAWTDDPTGLVQIEEPFPEPMLQAAVVEIHDGLVACGVNGRGRLAAVADTARYDHRHAHCDTLVIGAGPAGLLAARTAARRGDRVVLVDDRPEAGGSLAPTDRIDGRAALRFVADVVAELDRHPEVLHLQRTTAFGHYDDGFVLALERRTTGTSTEHRGTDEPRNPSRQRVHRIRAGRVVVAAGAIERPVAFADNDRPGIMLASAAREYLHRYGVLAGQEIAVFTTDDAAYAAAADLAGAGARVTLLDARGTAPAERAATCREAGVEVRTGTVVVGTDGGADGAVTAAHTAGPDGAGTVPCDLLLVSGGWTPSAHLFSHVRGELVYDPALGAFRPGPALAGTEVVGAANGTLDLAGCLFEGAGGDAPSVPPEPPRTPTAVLWRTPGDPARQFVDLQRDATVADIERAVGAGMRSVEHVKRYTTIGTAHDQGRTSGMIASGITAELLGRPDGDLGTTTFRPPFTPVAFAALAGRERGVLFDPVRTTAVHPWHVAHGAVFEDVGQWKRPRYYPHPGEDMDTAVLRECAAVRRDVGILDGSTLGKIDVQGPDAGELLDRVYTNMMSTLKVGRVRYGVMCGNDGMVVDDGTVLRIGPERFLLTTTTGNAAAVLDSLEDWVQTEWPDLRVHLASVTEHWSVFPVVGPRSRELIAEVFRDLDVSNDAFGFMSWQDTTLDGVPVRLARISFSGELAYEVNVDSRYGLALWERLVTVGALWGITPYGTETMHVLRAEKGYPIIGQDTDGTVSPHDLGMSWAVSKKKEDFVGKRSFTRAENLDPLRKQLVGLLPTDSATRLPEGSQIVEFAADGALPPPPVPMLGHVTSSYHSAELARPFALALVAGGRDRIGDVVHVPYRGALVPVEITGSVLVDPEGARRDG encoded by the coding sequence ATGAGCCGCGTCCACGGCTACGGCCGCGTCGACCGCACCCGCACCGTCGCCTTCACCTTGGACGGCACCACCTACACCGGCCACCCCGGGGACACGCTCGCGTCGGCGCTGCTCGCGCACGGTGTCCGCGCCGTCGGCAGCAGCGTCACGCTCGGCAGGCCGCGCGGGATCGGTGCCGCCTGGACCGACGACCCGACCGGCCTCGTGCAGATCGAGGAGCCCTTCCCCGAGCCGATGCTGCAGGCCGCGGTGGTCGAGATCCACGACGGCCTGGTCGCCTGCGGGGTGAACGGCCGGGGCCGGCTCGCCGCCGTCGCCGACACCGCCCGCTACGACCACCGCCACGCGCACTGCGACACCCTCGTGATCGGGGCGGGCCCGGCCGGGCTGCTCGCCGCCCGCACCGCCGCGCGGCGGGGTGACCGCGTCGTCCTGGTCGACGACCGCCCGGAGGCCGGCGGCAGCCTGGCGCCGACCGACCGCATCGACGGCCGGGCGGCCCTGCGCTTCGTCGCCGACGTCGTCGCCGAGCTCGACCGGCACCCCGAGGTCCTGCACCTGCAACGCACCACCGCGTTCGGCCACTACGACGACGGGTTCGTGCTGGCGCTGGAGCGGCGCACGACAGGAACGAGCACCGAGCACCGGGGGACCGACGAACCGCGGAACCCGTCCCGGCAACGGGTGCACCGGATCCGGGCCGGGCGGGTCGTCGTCGCGGCCGGTGCGATCGAGCGCCCGGTCGCCTTCGCCGACAACGACCGCCCCGGGATCATGCTCGCCTCCGCGGCGCGTGAGTACCTGCACCGCTACGGCGTGCTCGCCGGGCAGGAGATCGCGGTCTTCACCACCGACGACGCCGCCTACGCCGCGGCCGCCGACCTCGCCGGTGCCGGGGCCCGGGTCACCCTGCTCGACGCCCGCGGCACCGCCCCCGCCGAGCGCGCCGCGACCTGCCGCGAGGCCGGTGTCGAGGTCCGCACCGGCACCGTCGTGGTGGGCACCGACGGCGGCGCCGACGGTGCCGTCACCGCCGCGCACACGGCGGGCCCGGACGGCGCCGGGACGGTCCCGTGCGACCTGCTGCTCGTCTCCGGTGGCTGGACGCCGTCCGCGCACCTGTTCAGCCACGTCCGCGGTGAGCTCGTGTACGACCCGGCACTCGGGGCCTTCCGGCCGGGCCCGGCGCTCGCCGGCACCGAGGTCGTCGGCGCCGCGAACGGCACGCTCGACCTGGCCGGATGCCTGTTCGAGGGTGCCGGGGGCGACGCCCCGAGCGTGCCGCCGGAGCCGCCCCGCACGCCCACCGCGGTGCTGTGGCGGACCCCGGGCGACCCGGCCCGCCAGTTCGTCGACCTCCAGCGCGACGCGACCGTCGCCGACATCGAGCGTGCCGTCGGCGCCGGCATGCGGTCGGTCGAGCACGTGAAGCGCTACACCACCATCGGCACCGCACACGACCAGGGCCGGACCTCCGGGATGATCGCCTCGGGGATCACCGCCGAGCTGCTCGGCCGCCCGGACGGCGACCTCGGGACCACGACGTTCCGCCCGCCGTTCACCCCGGTCGCGTTCGCCGCGCTGGCCGGACGCGAGCGCGGTGTGCTGTTCGACCCGGTCCGCACGACCGCCGTGCACCCCTGGCACGTCGCGCACGGCGCGGTGTTCGAGGACGTCGGGCAGTGGAAGCGCCCGCGCTACTACCCGCACCCCGGTGAGGACATGGACACCGCGGTGCTGCGCGAGTGCGCGGCCGTGCGGCGCGACGTCGGGATCCTCGACGGCTCCACCCTCGGCAAGATCGACGTGCAGGGCCCGGACGCCGGCGAGCTGCTCGACCGCGTCTACACGAACATGATGAGCACCCTGAAGGTCGGCCGGGTGCGCTACGGCGTCATGTGCGGCAACGACGGCATGGTCGTCGACGACGGCACCGTCCTGCGGATCGGTCCGGAGCGGTTCCTGCTCACCACCACCACCGGCAACGCCGCCGCCGTCCTCGACAGCCTCGAGGACTGGGTCCAGACCGAGTGGCCGGACCTGCGGGTGCACCTCGCGTCGGTCACCGAGCACTGGTCGGTGTTCCCGGTCGTCGGCCCGCGCTCGCGGGAGCTGATCGCCGAGGTCTTCCGCGACCTCGACGTCTCGAACGACGCCTTCGGGTTCATGAGCTGGCAGGACACCACGCTCGACGGGGTCCCGGTCCGGCTCGCCCGGATCTCCTTCTCCGGCGAGCTGGCCTACGAGGTGAACGTCGACTCCCGCTACGGCCTCGCGCTGTGGGAGCGGCTCGTCACCGTCGGGGCGCTCTGGGGGATCACCCCGTACGGGACCGAGACGATGCACGTCCTCCGCGCCGAGAAGGGCTACCCGATCATCGGCCAGGACACCGACGGCACGGTCTCCCCGCACGACCTCGGCATGAGCTGGGCGGTGTCGAAGAAGAAGGAGGACTTCGTCGGGAAGCGGTCCTTCACCCGCGCCGAGAACCTCGATCCGCTGCGCAAGCAGCTCGTCGGCCTCCTCCCGACCGACTCCGCCACCCGGCTGCCCGAGGGGTCGCAGATCGTCGAGTTCGCCGCCGACGGCGCCCTGCCGCCGCCCCCGGTGCCGATGCTCGGCCACGTCACCTCCAGCTACCACAGCGCCGAGCTGGCCCGGCCGTTCGCGCTCGCACTGGTCGCGGGCGGCCGGGACCGGATCGGCGACGTCGTGCACGTCCCGTACCGCGGCGCGCTCGTCCCGGTGGAGATCACCGGAAGCGTCCTCGTCGACCCGGAAGGAGCCCGCCGTGATGGCTGA
- a CDS encoding GntR family transcriptional regulator — protein MTALPDVSEPEYASLADKAYTAIRDRLIMLDIPPMTAIDDVALAKALEVGRTPVREALKRLEIDRLVISYPRRGTFATGVDITDLAYISEIRVQLEPLAARRAAESAGTAVLADLVELADTIDGLDVRTLDRDSLMRWDLHVHRAIYAAAANPHLEDTLIRYDNLATRIFCLFLDRMSHFDQHVGEHTGLLRAIGERRADEAEQRARDHVIGFEKAIRAVV, from the coding sequence GTGACCGCTCTTCCCGATGTCAGTGAGCCGGAGTACGCCTCCCTGGCCGACAAGGCCTACACGGCGATCCGGGACCGACTGATCATGCTCGACATCCCGCCGATGACGGCGATCGACGACGTCGCGCTGGCCAAGGCGCTGGAGGTCGGCCGCACCCCCGTCCGGGAGGCGCTGAAGCGGCTCGAGATCGACCGTCTGGTGATCTCCTACCCGCGCCGCGGCACGTTCGCGACCGGCGTCGACATCACCGATCTCGCCTACATCTCCGAGATCCGGGTCCAGCTCGAGCCGCTCGCCGCCCGCCGGGCCGCCGAGTCGGCGGGCACCGCCGTGCTCGCCGACCTCGTGGAGCTGGCCGACACGATCGACGGTCTCGACGTGCGGACCCTCGACCGCGACTCCCTGATGCGCTGGGACCTCCACGTGCACCGCGCGATCTACGCGGCCGCGGCGAACCCGCACCTCGAGGACACGCTGATCCGTTACGACAACCTGGCGACCAGGATCTTCTGTCTGTTCCTGGACCGGATGTCGCACTTCGACCAGCACGTCGGCGAGCACACCGGCCTGCTCCGGGCGATCGGCGAGCGCAGGGCCGACGAGGCCGAGCAGCGGGCCCGCGACCACGTGATCGGGTTCGAGAAGGCGATCCGCGCGGTCGTCTGA